In a genomic window of Magnolia sinica isolate HGM2019 chromosome 16, MsV1, whole genome shotgun sequence:
- the LOC131229194 gene encoding stress enhanced protein 1, chloroplastic isoform X2 encodes MAQAAHVSASLCLSLAGDVNSTKSIIHARSLPQILSSKAPRIVSSSFARGSPLVVWRTSSQRKSECKATSFSVRCEQSTKESNSLDVWLGRLAMVGFASAITVEIATGKGLLENFGLTAPLPTVALAVTALVGVLTAVFIFQSAAKD; translated from the exons atggcccaGGCAGCTCACGTCTCAGCTTCTCTATGCCTTTCGCTCGCAGGCG ATGTTAATTCCACCAAATCAATCATACACGCTCGATCTCTCCCTCAAATCCTTTCCTCCAAAGCCCCCCGAATCGTCTCTTCTTCCTTCGCCCGTGGCTCTCCCCTCG ttGTTTGGAGAACTTCTAGTCAAAGGAAATCCGAATGTAAAGCAACATCGTTTTCCGTAAGATGTGAGCAGAGTACAAAGGAGAGCAATAGTTTGGATGTATGGTTGGGTCGTCTTGCAATGGTTGGATTTGCATCAGCTATCACTGTCGAAATAGCAACAGGCAAGGGACTTTTGGAG AACTTTGGGCTTACAGCACCCTTGCCAACTGTGGCATTGGCAGTTACAGCATTGGTGGGAGTTCTGACTGCAGTTTTCATATTTCAATCTGCAGCAAAAGATTGA
- the LOC131229194 gene encoding stress enhanced protein 1, chloroplastic isoform X1 codes for MAQAAHVSASLCLSLAGDVNSTKSIIHARSLPQILSSKAPRIVSSSFARGSPLVVWRTSSQRKSECKATSFSVRCEQSTKESNSLDVWLGRLAMVGFASAITVEIATGKGLLEVLQNFGLTAPLPTVALAVTALVGVLTAVFIFQSAAKD; via the exons atggcccaGGCAGCTCACGTCTCAGCTTCTCTATGCCTTTCGCTCGCAGGCG ATGTTAATTCCACCAAATCAATCATACACGCTCGATCTCTCCCTCAAATCCTTTCCTCCAAAGCCCCCCGAATCGTCTCTTCTTCCTTCGCCCGTGGCTCTCCCCTCG ttGTTTGGAGAACTTCTAGTCAAAGGAAATCCGAATGTAAAGCAACATCGTTTTCCGTAAGATGTGAGCAGAGTACAAAGGAGAGCAATAGTTTGGATGTATGGTTGGGTCGTCTTGCAATGGTTGGATTTGCATCAGCTATCACTGTCGAAATAGCAACAGGCAAGGGACTTTTGGAG gTTTTGCAGAACTTTGGGCTTACAGCACCCTTGCCAACTGTGGCATTGGCAGTTACAGCATTGGTGGGAGTTCTGACTGCAGTTTTCATATTTCAATCTGCAGCAAAAGATTGA